From one Streptomyces sp. R41 genomic stretch:
- a CDS encoding wax ester/triacylglycerol synthase family O-acyltransferase: MTSDLLAPLDLAFWNIESAQHPMHLGALGVFVAHSPTAGAHAADLLAARAAAVPGLRMRIRDVWEPLAPLAFGSATREPAPDFEPLDHVRLHAPTADFHAVAGRLMERPLERGRPPWEAHVLPGEDGVSFAVLFKFHHALADGLRALMLAAAIMDPMDMPEPRPRPAEPPRGLFPDVRKLPGLVRGTLSDVGRALDIGTSVARATLGVRSSPALTSQPTGTRRTAGVILDLDEVHRVRKSVGGTVNDVLIAVVAGALRRWLDERGDGSEGVAPRALIPVSKRRPRTAHPQGNRLSGYLIRLPVDDPDPLGRLRTVRTAMDRNKDAGPNRGAGAVALLADHVPPLGHRFGGPVVGQAARLLFDILVTSVPLPSLGLKLGGCPLAEVYPFAPLARGQALAVAVSTYRGRVHYGLVADAEAVPDLHRLARALSEEVETLIAACGS; this comes from the coding sequence TTGACTTCTGACCTCCTCGCACCACTCGACCTGGCGTTCTGGAACATCGAGTCCGCCCAGCACCCCATGCACCTGGGCGCCCTCGGCGTCTTCGTGGCCCACTCGCCCACGGCGGGCGCGCACGCCGCCGATCTGCTCGCGGCCCGCGCGGCCGCGGTGCCGGGGCTGCGCATGCGGATCCGTGACGTGTGGGAGCCACTGGCCCCGCTCGCCTTCGGGAGTGCGACCCGCGAGCCCGCACCCGATTTCGAGCCGCTCGACCATGTCCGGCTGCACGCGCCGACCGCGGACTTCCACGCGGTGGCGGGCCGGCTGATGGAACGCCCTCTGGAGCGCGGCCGGCCGCCCTGGGAGGCGCATGTCCTGCCCGGCGAGGACGGCGTGTCCTTCGCCGTGCTCTTCAAGTTCCACCACGCGCTGGCCGACGGGCTGCGGGCGCTGATGCTCGCCGCCGCCATCATGGACCCGATGGACATGCCGGAGCCCCGCCCGCGCCCGGCGGAGCCGCCCCGGGGGCTCTTCCCGGATGTGCGCAAGCTGCCGGGCCTGGTCCGCGGCACCCTCTCCGACGTGGGCCGCGCCCTCGACATCGGCACCTCCGTCGCCCGCGCGACCCTGGGCGTACGGTCCTCGCCCGCCCTCACCTCGCAGCCCACCGGCACCCGGCGCACCGCGGGCGTGATCCTGGACCTCGATGAGGTGCACCGCGTCCGCAAGTCCGTGGGCGGCACCGTCAACGACGTCCTGATCGCCGTCGTCGCGGGCGCCCTGCGCCGCTGGCTCGACGAACGCGGCGACGGCAGCGAGGGGGTCGCGCCGCGCGCCCTGATCCCCGTCTCCAAGCGCCGCCCGCGCACCGCGCACCCACAGGGCAACCGGCTCTCCGGGTACCTGATACGGCTTCCCGTCGACGACCCGGACCCGCTCGGACGGCTGCGCACGGTGCGTACGGCGATGGACCGCAACAAGGACGCGGGGCCCAACAGGGGAGCGGGCGCCGTGGCGCTGCTCGCCGACCATGTGCCGCCGCTCGGGCACCGGTTCGGCGGGCCCGTCGTCGGCCAGGCGGCCCGGCTGCTGTTCGACATCCTCGTCACCAGCGTGCCGCTGCCCAGCCTCGGCCTGAAGCTCGGCGGCTGCCCGCTCGCCGAGGTCTATCCGTTCGCCCCGCTGGCCCGTGGGCAGGCGCTGGCGGTGGCCGTCTCGACGTACCGCGGGCGCGTCCACTACGGCCTCGTCGCCGATGCCGAGGCCGTGCCGGACCTCCATCGGCTGGCCCGTGCGCTGTCCGAGGAGGTGGAGACACTGATCGCCGCCTGCGGTTCCTGA
- a CDS encoding SDR family NAD(P)-dependent oxidoreductase: MTVTEDGQAALAVDTAEDDRATSSVDTAEVYGPGIDPERLAVCLSVLDELEKIEVDHPDAIAVRRATAGVYRTVKQRRRQERRAAKTAHDKAVTEATATGSAQRIDDETEGILPSSVTEAGEIAGILQRPRSCYICKARYVEVDYFYHQLCQNCAAENRARRDARADLTGKRALLTGGRAKIGMYIALRLLRDGAHTTITTRFPNDAIRRFKAMPDSDEWIGRLKIVGIDLRDPAQVVALADSVAAEGPLDILINNAAQTVRRSPGAYSELLAAEAGPLPAGELPPAEVIGTFGSGAVAALPVAGGGALTAQDVTDLALVSGSASLERIAAGTAIDAGGLVPDLHDTNSWIQSVDEVTPVELLEVQLCNSTAPFILISRLRAAMAAADAKRTYIVNVSAMEGVFNRGYKGAGHPHTNMAKAALNMLTRTSAQEMFEKDRILMTAVDTGWITDERPHPDKMRLADAGFHAPLDLIDGAARVYDPIVRGEQGEDLYGVFLKDYAPGKW; encoded by the coding sequence ATGACGGTGACAGAGGACGGCCAGGCGGCTCTCGCCGTGGACACGGCAGAGGACGACCGGGCGACTTCCTCCGTCGACACGGCAGAGGTCTATGGGCCCGGTATCGACCCCGAGCGGCTGGCCGTCTGCCTCAGCGTGCTCGACGAACTCGAGAAGATCGAGGTCGACCACCCCGACGCCATCGCGGTGCGCCGCGCCACCGCGGGCGTCTACCGCACGGTCAAGCAGCGCCGCCGCCAGGAGCGCCGGGCCGCCAAGACCGCCCACGACAAGGCGGTCACGGAGGCCACGGCGACCGGCTCCGCGCAGCGCATCGACGACGAGACGGAGGGCATCCTGCCCTCGTCCGTGACCGAGGCCGGCGAGATCGCGGGGATACTCCAGCGCCCGCGCTCCTGCTACATCTGCAAGGCGCGGTACGTCGAGGTCGACTACTTCTACCACCAGCTCTGCCAGAACTGCGCCGCCGAGAACCGTGCCCGCCGCGACGCCCGCGCCGACCTCACCGGCAAGCGCGCGCTGCTCACCGGCGGCCGGGCCAAGATCGGTATGTACATCGCGCTTCGGCTGCTGCGCGACGGCGCGCACACGACGATCACCACGCGCTTCCCGAACGACGCGATCCGCCGTTTCAAGGCCATGCCCGACAGCGACGAGTGGATCGGCCGGCTGAAGATCGTCGGCATCGACCTGCGTGACCCCGCGCAGGTCGTCGCGCTCGCCGACTCGGTCGCCGCCGAGGGCCCGCTCGACATCCTGATCAACAACGCGGCCCAGACCGTCCGCCGCTCCCCGGGCGCCTACAGTGAGCTGCTCGCCGCCGAGGCCGGCCCGCTGCCCGCGGGTGAGCTGCCGCCCGCCGAGGTGATCGGCACCTTCGGCTCCGGCGCCGTCGCCGCGCTCCCGGTCGCCGGGGGCGGCGCGCTCACCGCGCAGGACGTCACCGACCTCGCCCTGGTGTCCGGCTCAGCATCCCTGGAGCGGATCGCGGCCGGTACGGCCATCGACGCGGGCGGGCTCGTCCCCGACCTGCACGACACCAACAGCTGGATCCAGTCGGTGGATGAGGTCACGCCGGTCGAGCTCCTGGAGGTCCAGCTCTGCAACTCGACGGCGCCCTTCATCCTCATCAGCCGCCTGCGCGCGGCCATGGCGGCCGCCGACGCCAAGCGCACGTACATCGTGAACGTCTCCGCGATGGAGGGCGTCTTCAACCGCGGCTACAAGGGCGCGGGCCACCCCCACACCAACATGGCCAAGGCCGCCCTGAACATGCTCACGCGCACCAGCGCGCAGGAGATGTTCGAGAAGGACCGCATCCTGATGACCGCCGTCGACACCGGCTGGATCACCGACGAGCGCCCGCACCCCGACAAGATGCGCCTCGCCGACGCGGGCTTCCACGCCCCGCTCGACCTTATCGACGGCGCGGCCCGGGTATACGATCCGATTGTGCGAGGCGAGCAGGGTGAGGACCTCTACGGCGTCTTCCTCAAGGACTACGCGCCCGGCAAGTGGTGA
- a CDS encoding SDR family oxidoreductase, with the protein MTSPYGLEGRAAIVTGASRGIGLAVAAALTEAGARVCVTARDPDEVARAAERLGGIGLAGSVAEPAHLWELTELALREFGRIDVVVNNAATNQPYGPLMDADPDRWREAFTVNVEAPLRLVQCAWRAWMSEHGGAVVNVCTEGAGHVGPQVGAYGTSKAALLHLTQQLAGELAPKVRVNSVSPGLVRTEMARFVWEHSEDELGAGLPLGRIGRPEDIARAVTWLASDAAEWITGADLLVDGGTRVRAAHTASRGHSVHERLRARAPDA; encoded by the coding sequence ATGACGTCGCCGTACGGGCTCGAAGGCAGGGCCGCCATCGTCACCGGGGCCTCGCGCGGGATCGGCCTCGCCGTCGCCGCCGCGCTCACCGAGGCCGGAGCGCGCGTGTGCGTGACCGCTCGGGACCCCGACGAGGTGGCCCGGGCCGCCGAGCGGCTCGGCGGCATCGGGCTCGCGGGGTCGGTCGCCGAGCCCGCGCATCTGTGGGAGCTGACCGAGCTGGCGCTGCGGGAGTTCGGACGCATCGACGTCGTGGTGAACAACGCGGCGACCAACCAGCCGTACGGTCCGCTGATGGACGCGGACCCGGACCGCTGGCGCGAGGCGTTCACGGTCAACGTCGAGGCACCGCTGCGGCTGGTGCAGTGCGCGTGGCGGGCGTGGATGAGCGAACACGGCGGCGCGGTGGTGAACGTCTGCACCGAGGGTGCCGGGCACGTCGGGCCGCAGGTGGGCGCCTACGGCACCAGCAAAGCCGCCCTGCTGCACCTGACCCAGCAGCTCGCGGGCGAGCTGGCCCCGAAGGTGCGGGTCAACTCCGTCTCCCCCGGTCTCGTCCGCACCGAGATGGCCCGCTTCGTGTGGGAGCACTCCGAGGACGAGCTGGGCGCCGGACTGCCCCTGGGCCGCATCGGGCGGCCCGAGGACATCGCCCGGGCCGTGACATGGCTGGCCTCGGACGCGGCCGAGTGGATCACCGGCGCCGATCTTCTGGTCGACGGGGGTACACGCGTCAGAGCCGCGCACACCGCCTCCCGCGGCCACTCCGTACACGAACGCCTACGGGCACGGGCTCCGGACGCCTAG
- a CDS encoding inositol oxygenase family protein translates to MELRSVEELMDLLHACRGAWDTPDRSGDPVDLHDHALQTAALLRRGHPSDKELQVAGLVHDIGHLLRPGDDAGHADHAADAVRPLLGERVSRLVRLHVAAKRYLATTSPGRGLSPQSTLTLTVQGGAMTPREAAAFEHDPLAEDAVTLRQADDAGKVVGLDAGVMEDWRTVLELVAAQHSRLGA, encoded by the coding sequence ATGGAGCTGCGCAGCGTCGAGGAGCTGATGGATCTGCTGCACGCCTGCCGGGGCGCATGGGACACCCCGGACCGCTCGGGCGACCCGGTCGATCTGCACGATCACGCACTGCAGACCGCCGCGCTGCTGCGCCGCGGTCATCCCAGCGACAAGGAACTCCAGGTGGCGGGCCTGGTGCACGACATAGGACATCTGCTCAGGCCGGGCGACGACGCGGGACACGCCGACCACGCGGCCGACGCGGTACGTCCTCTGCTCGGCGAACGGGTCTCCCGCCTCGTACGGCTGCACGTGGCGGCGAAGCGCTATCTGGCGACCACGTCGCCGGGCCGCGGACTGTCCCCGCAGAGCACCCTGACCCTGACCGTGCAGGGCGGCGCCATGACACCTCGGGAGGCGGCCGCGTTCGAGCACGATCCGCTCGCCGAGGACGCGGTGACCCTGCGGCAGGCCGATGACGCGGGCAAGGTCGTCGGCCTCGACGCCGGGGTCATGGAGGACTGGCGCACGGTGCTTGAGCTGGTGGCGGCGCAGCACTCGCGGCTGGGGGCTTGA
- a CDS encoding permease gives MDAILHALSLTGSMTWEITWALILGFGLSAVVRAVVRRATVVRLLGDDRPRTLALAAGLGAASSSCSYAAVALARSLFRKGADFTAAMAFEIASTNLVVELGVILALLMGWQFTLAEFVGGPVMIVLLAVLFRLFLRERLLRQAREQAERGIAGSMEGHAAMDMSIQGEGSFLRRLLSGDGFTSVSHVFVMEWAAILRDLVIGLLIAGAIAAWVPDAFWSSLFLDGHPLAAKLIGPLVGPLVAIASFVCSIGNVPLAVVLWKGGISFGGVVAFIFADLLILPILNIYRKYYGPRMTAFLLVTFYTAIVLAGYLVEFVFGGLGLVPDQADAKIPMEGVAWNYTTWLNIAFLLVAAALVWRFLRTGGLAMLRMMGGAPEAAGRHARH, from the coding sequence ATGGACGCGATCCTGCACGCACTGTCCCTGACGGGATCGATGACCTGGGAGATCACCTGGGCACTGATCCTCGGCTTCGGCCTGTCCGCCGTCGTCCGGGCGGTGGTGCGGCGGGCGACGGTGGTACGGCTGCTCGGCGACGACCGCCCCCGGACGCTCGCGCTTGCCGCCGGGCTCGGGGCGGCGTCCTCGTCCTGCTCGTACGCGGCCGTCGCGCTCGCGCGCTCACTGTTCCGCAAGGGCGCGGACTTCACTGCGGCTATGGCGTTCGAGATCGCCTCGACCAACCTGGTGGTCGAACTCGGCGTGATCCTCGCCCTGTTGATGGGCTGGCAGTTCACGCTCGCGGAATTCGTCGGCGGACCGGTCATGATCGTGCTGCTGGCCGTGCTCTTCCGGCTCTTCCTGCGCGAGCGGCTGCTGCGGCAGGCCCGGGAGCAGGCGGAGCGTGGGATCGCCGGGTCCATGGAAGGGCATGCGGCCATGGACATGTCGATCCAAGGGGAAGGGTCGTTCCTGCGGCGGCTGCTGTCCGGCGACGGCTTCACCTCGGTCTCGCACGTCTTCGTCATGGAGTGGGCGGCGATCCTGCGGGACCTGGTGATCGGTCTGCTGATCGCGGGCGCGATCGCGGCCTGGGTGCCCGACGCGTTCTGGAGCTCGCTCTTCCTGGACGGGCATCCGCTCGCCGCGAAGCTGATCGGCCCCCTCGTCGGACCGCTGGTGGCGATCGCCTCGTTCGTCTGCTCCATCGGGAACGTGCCGCTGGCCGTGGTCCTCTGGAAGGGCGGCATCAGCTTCGGCGGCGTGGTCGCGTTCATCTTCGCCGACCTGCTGATCCTGCCGATCCTGAACATCTACCGGAAGTACTACGGGCCGCGCATGACCGCCTTCCTGCTGGTCACCTTCTACACGGCCATCGTGCTCGCCGGATACCTCGTGGAGTTCGTCTTCGGCGGCCTCGGGCTCGTCCCCGACCAGGCCGACGCGAAGATCCCCATGGAGGGCGTCGCCTGGAATTACACGACCTGGCTGAACATCGCCTTCCTGCTGGTGGCGGCCGCTCTGGTGTGGCGATTCCTGCGTACGGGAGGGCTCGCCATGCTGCGGATGATGGGCGGGGCGCCGGAAGCGGCGGGCCGGCACGCCCGGCACTGA
- a CDS encoding N-acetyltransferase family protein, with the protein MLIREAAADDWPRIWPFWHRIVAARETYAWDPDTSEEAARALWMGPGKRVYVVEDDGGAVVGSAYVTPNYGGPAARIANAGFMVDPDRSGQGIGRALAEHILATAKADGYRGMVFNAVVETNPAVTLWTSLGFTILGTVPDAYEHARHGLVGLHIMYRAL; encoded by the coding sequence ATGCTGATCAGAGAAGCCGCGGCCGACGACTGGCCGCGGATCTGGCCTTTCTGGCACCGGATCGTCGCCGCCCGCGAGACCTACGCCTGGGACCCGGACACCTCCGAGGAAGCCGCCCGCGCCCTGTGGATGGGCCCGGGCAAGCGGGTGTACGTCGTAGAGGACGACGGTGGAGCGGTCGTCGGCTCCGCCTACGTCACCCCGAACTACGGCGGTCCCGCCGCCCGGATCGCCAACGCCGGATTCATGGTCGACCCGGACCGGTCCGGACAGGGCATCGGCCGTGCGCTGGCCGAACACATCCTCGCCACGGCGAAGGCCGACGGCTACCGGGGCATGGTGTTCAACGCCGTCGTGGAGACGAACCCGGCCGTGACGCTGTGGACGTCGCTCGGCTTCACGATCCTGGGCACCGTGCCGGACGCGTACGAGCACGCACGGCACGGGCTGGTGGGGCTGCACATCATGTACCGGGCGCTGTAG
- a CDS encoding amidase: MTTWVGRTAAEIAAAVREKRVTPREVVAEHLARIERLDGRVGAFRTLRAEAALAEADELAAKDLGELSLAGVPVAVKDNLPVRGESNRNGSAATPDTPADHDHVTVARLRAAGAVVVGLTNVPELCVFGTTDGVHGIARNPWDLTRTAGGSSGGSAAAVAAGMVPIALGNDGMGSLRIPAANCGLVTLKPGHGVVPAGIGHGDWFGMSENGPLATTVEDARLMFSVLADTEVTGPSETVTRKVALSVRSPLAGVSVSRSYTTAAREAAGLLAGAGHRVRPAEPPYPLWLSTTSLAYWTAGTAVDAEDLDPRRLTRRTRVHAAVGRRFVAGVRKGERREQLRGRLEPFFAEHDVLLTPALARRGPAAAAWHERGWLRNLVANTNYSPLTPPWNLTGWPAMSVPFGTLPSGAPCAVQLVGRPGSESVLLEVAGQLEELRPWRRTAPLE, encoded by the coding sequence GTGACCACCTGGGTCGGCCGGACCGCCGCCGAGATCGCCGCAGCCGTACGCGAGAAGAGGGTCACGCCCCGCGAAGTGGTGGCCGAACACCTCGCGCGGATCGAGCGGCTCGACGGCCGCGTCGGTGCCTTCCGCACCCTGCGGGCGGAGGCGGCCCTCGCGGAGGCCGACGAGCTGGCCGCGAAGGATCTGGGCGAACTCTCCCTCGCGGGCGTGCCCGTGGCGGTCAAGGACAACCTGCCGGTGCGCGGCGAGTCGAACCGCAACGGCTCCGCCGCGACCCCTGACACGCCCGCCGATCACGACCACGTGACCGTGGCCCGGCTGCGCGCGGCGGGCGCCGTGGTCGTGGGCCTCACCAACGTGCCCGAGCTCTGCGTCTTCGGCACCACGGACGGCGTGCACGGCATCGCCCGCAACCCGTGGGACCTGACCCGCACGGCGGGCGGTTCGTCGGGAGGCAGCGCGGCCGCGGTCGCCGCCGGGATGGTGCCGATCGCGCTCGGCAACGACGGGATGGGCTCGCTGCGCATCCCGGCCGCCAACTGCGGTCTCGTCACCCTGAAGCCGGGCCACGGCGTGGTGCCCGCCGGGATCGGTCACGGCGACTGGTTCGGCATGTCGGAGAACGGTCCGCTGGCGACCACGGTCGAGGATGCGCGGCTGATGTTCTCGGTCCTCGCGGACACCGAGGTGACAGGCCCCTCGGAGACCGTCACCCGTAAGGTCGCCCTCTCCGTGCGCAGCCCGCTGGCCGGCGTGAGCGTCAGCCGTTCGTATACGACCGCCGCCCGGGAGGCGGCCGGGCTGCTGGCCGGGGCGGGCCATCGGGTGCGGCCCGCCGAGCCGCCGTACCCGCTCTGGCTGAGCACCACCTCACTCGCGTACTGGACGGCGGGCACCGCGGTGGACGCCGAGGACCTCGACCCGCGCCGGCTCACCCGGCGCACCCGTGTGCACGCCGCCGTCGGTCGCCGCTTCGTGGCCGGCGTCCGCAAGGGCGAGCGCCGCGAGCAGCTGCGGGGGCGCCTGGAGCCGTTCTTCGCGGAGCACGACGTGCTGCTCACCCCGGCGCTCGCCCGGCGCGGGCCCGCCGCCGCGGCGTGGCACGAGCGGGGCTGGCTGCGCAACCTGGTGGCCAACACGAACTACTCGCCTCTGACCCCGCCGTGGAACCTGACCGGCTGGCCCGCGATGTCGGTGCCGTTCGGGACGCTGCCGAGCGGCGCCCCGTGCGCCGTACAGCTCGTCGGCCGCCCGGGCTCCGAGTCGGTTCTCCTGGAAGTGGCGGGACAGCTGGAGGAGCTGCGACCGTGGCGGCGTACGGCTCCGCTGGAGTGA
- a CDS encoding alpha-L-fucosidase — translation MSMHPRRQVLGAAAGAAVAATLPLAAPAEARAGATAGAEAGAAGEQQGPWVPVPDPIPVPLDAYVDNDGIDTAAARGGNFDGSGYTFPGEELPAGRVEVDGISFLFPSSAAGAKNNLVAMGQRIDLPKGRYLSALFLTAGSYGNASGKATVHYADGSTTSAGLGGADWYSAGGSLSAPYRYKPDGTKDEHSVGIGTAEVWIDPQRDAVALTLPVTNPAEENKTSLHVFALSLQPAAQGRALALRDAHSTFSLLESSGAQSVEATVVNAGTVAVVAGDRVSVGVDVPGARTVEPAPVTRLDPGEQARVRIGIRNRGGTAPGTAQDGKVVVSGRGGQVTSSSRKLTLGIPDYLPTEESLSGHQAPYWFHRAKFGIFIHWGVYSVPAWSPVGKQYAEWYWNHMQSPDNAVYAYHREKYGENFAYDDFIPMFTAKNFDPRAWVELFRDAGAQYHVLTSKHHEGFALWDTKVADRNAVKMGPKRDLIRELFDASKQFTPELHRGLYFSMPEWFNPDNPWMGHAPRNPYTLEPVPYIGYTAGKDYVKDYQAPQMLELIHGYDPSVLWCDIGGVNDSVHVLAEYFNHGKNRPQPYEVTVNNRSGIGFHDFTTPEYTTYENTVVAKWESSRGLDPFSYGYNQATPDAEYMTAEEVVRSLVDIVSKNGNFLLDIGPRADGTIPEIMQTRLRETGRWLKTNGEAIYDTTYWSRMAQLGEDLRFTVRQNKAFYIHSLTTPGAKLTVEAPVPIRSGDKVTMLGHDRPLTWTVSNGSLVIDVPEAARKAGQYVWVFKVEWNV, via the coding sequence ATGAGTATGCATCCAAGACGTCAGGTACTGGGAGCCGCGGCCGGAGCCGCCGTCGCGGCCACTCTTCCCCTCGCCGCCCCGGCCGAAGCGCGGGCCGGGGCCACAGCCGGAGCGGAGGCCGGCGCCGCCGGAGAGCAGCAGGGCCCGTGGGTGCCCGTCCCCGACCCGATACCCGTGCCCCTCGATGCCTACGTCGACAACGACGGCATCGACACCGCCGCGGCGCGCGGCGGGAACTTCGACGGCTCGGGTTACACGTTCCCGGGCGAGGAACTCCCCGCCGGACGAGTGGAGGTCGACGGGATTTCCTTCCTCTTCCCCTCGTCCGCCGCGGGCGCCAAGAACAACCTGGTGGCCATGGGGCAGCGCATCGACCTGCCCAAGGGCCGTTACCTTTCGGCCCTGTTCCTCACGGCGGGCAGTTACGGCAACGCCTCCGGCAAGGCCACCGTCCACTACGCCGACGGCTCGACGACCAGTGCCGGGCTGGGCGGCGCGGACTGGTACTCGGCGGGCGGCTCGCTCTCGGCCCCGTACCGCTACAAGCCGGACGGCACCAAGGACGAGCACAGCGTCGGCATCGGCACGGCGGAGGTCTGGATCGACCCGCAGCGTGACGCGGTCGCCCTGACCCTGCCGGTCACCAATCCGGCCGAGGAGAACAAGACGTCTCTGCACGTCTTCGCCTTGTCCCTCCAACCGGCCGCCCAGGGACGGGCACTGGCCCTGCGCGACGCCCACTCGACCTTCTCGCTGCTGGAGTCGAGCGGCGCCCAGAGCGTCGAGGCCACCGTCGTCAACGCGGGCACGGTCGCCGTCGTCGCCGGTGACCGTGTGTCGGTCGGCGTCGACGTGCCGGGCGCCCGCACCGTCGAGCCCGCGCCGGTGACCCGCCTCGACCCGGGCGAGCAGGCCCGCGTCCGTATCGGCATCCGCAACCGCGGCGGCACGGCACCCGGCACCGCACAGGACGGCAAGGTGGTCGTCAGCGGGCGCGGAGGGCAGGTCACGTCCAGCAGTCGCAAGTTGACCCTGGGAATCCCCGACTACCTGCCGACCGAGGAGTCCCTCTCCGGGCATCAAGCCCCGTACTGGTTCCACCGCGCCAAGTTCGGCATCTTCATCCACTGGGGCGTCTACTCCGTGCCCGCCTGGTCACCGGTCGGCAAGCAATACGCCGAGTGGTACTGGAACCACATGCAGAGCCCGGACAACGCGGTGTACGCCTACCACCGGGAGAAGTACGGGGAGAACTTCGCCTACGACGACTTCATCCCGATGTTCACGGCGAAGAACTTCGACCCACGGGCGTGGGTGGAGCTGTTCCGGGACGCGGGAGCCCAGTACCACGTGCTGACCTCGAAACACCACGAGGGTTTCGCCCTCTGGGACACCAAGGTCGCCGATCGCAACGCCGTGAAGATGGGCCCGAAGCGGGACCTGATCCGTGAACTCTTCGACGCCTCCAAGCAGTTCACCCCCGAGCTGCACCGCGGGCTGTACTTCTCCATGCCGGAGTGGTTCAACCCCGACAACCCGTGGATGGGCCACGCGCCGCGCAATCCGTACACCCTGGAGCCCGTCCCGTACATCGGATACACCGCGGGCAAGGACTATGTGAAGGACTATCAGGCTCCGCAGATGCTGGAGCTGATCCACGGCTACGACCCGTCCGTCCTGTGGTGCGACATCGGCGGGGTGAACGACAGCGTCCATGTGCTCGCCGAGTACTTCAACCACGGCAAGAACCGGCCGCAGCCGTACGAGGTGACCGTCAACAACCGGTCCGGCATCGGCTTCCACGACTTCACGACGCCCGAGTACACGACGTACGAGAACACCGTCGTCGCGAAGTGGGAGTCCAGCCGGGGCCTCGACCCGTTCAGCTACGGCTACAACCAGGCGACGCCCGACGCCGAGTACATGACCGCCGAGGAGGTCGTCCGCAGCCTGGTCGACATCGTGTCGAAGAACGGCAACTTCCTGCTGGACATCGGTCCGCGCGCCGACGGCACCATTCCGGAGATCATGCAGACCCGGCTGCGGGAGACCGGCCGGTGGCTGAAGACCAACGGCGAGGCGATCTACGACACGACCTACTGGTCGCGCATGGCCCAGCTCGGCGAGGACCTGCGGTTCACCGTCCGGCAGAACAAGGCCTTCTACATCCACTCGCTGACCACGCCCGGCGCCAAGCTGACCGTCGAGGCGCCGGTGCCGATCCGCAGCGGGGACAAGGTCACGATGCTGGGCCACGACCGGCCGCTGACCTGGACGGTGAGCAACGGCTCGCTGGTGATCGACGTACCGGAGGCGGCCCGCAAGGCCGGCCAGTACGTGTGGGTGTTCAAGGTGGAGTGGAATGTCTGA